The proteins below are encoded in one region of Doryrhamphus excisus isolate RoL2022-K1 chromosome 4, RoL_Dexc_1.0, whole genome shotgun sequence:
- the LOC131128291 gene encoding ubiquinol-cytochrome-c reductase complex assembly factor 3 — MSGMRTILTSTALVAVAGLGYGMWSIIAPGEERRKAIIKNLPESNPVRMEETRKRNALLMETLKEAAETNENIARRFGGSK, encoded by the exons ATGAGTGGTATGCGAACAATCTTGACCTCCACCGCTCTGGTGGCTGTGGCTGGTCTTGGTTATGGAATGTGGTCGATCATTGCACCAGGAGAAGAAAGGAGGAAAGCCATCATCAAG AATCTGCCGGAATCAAACCCAGTGAGGATGGAAGAGACGAGGAAGCGGAATGCTCTGCTGATGGAGACACTCAAGGAGGCCGCGGAAACCAACGAGAACATCGCAAGAAGATTTGGAGGCTCAAAATAA
- the sub1b gene encoding SUB1 regulator of transcription b isoform X1: MPKTKEVVSSTSGSDSDSEVETKAKRKKSSTPEKTVKKPKSGESSKPGGSSKSGSNAEDNMFQIGRMRYVSVRDFKGKVLIDIREYWTNSDGDMKPGKKGISLNPEQWNQLKDQISEIDDAIKRV; the protein is encoded by the exons ATGCCTAAAACAAAAGAAGTGGTGTCCTCCACATCTGGAAGCGACTCTGATAGTGAGGTTGAAACCAAG gcAAAGAGAAAGAAGTCAAGTACACCAGAAAAAACGGTTAAGAAACCCAAAAGTGGAGAGAGTTCAAAGCCTGGAGGTTCTTCCAAAAGCGGCAGTAACGCCGAGGACAACATGTTTCAG ATTGGAAGAATGAGATACGTCAGTGTCCGGGACTTCAAAGGTAAAGTTCTGATCGACATCAGAGAATACTGGACGAACTCTGACGGGGATATGAAGCCCGGGAAGAAAG GTATCTCTCTGAATCCCGAACAGTGGAACCAACTGAAGGACCAGATTTCAGAAATCGATGATGCCATTAAGCGAGTATAA
- the sub1b gene encoding SUB1 regulator of transcription b isoform X2, whose translation MPKTKEVVSSTSGSDSDSEVETKAKRKKSSTPEKTVKKPKSGESSKPGGSSKSGSNAEDNMFQIGRMRYVSVRDFKGKVLIDIREYWTNSDGDMKPGKKGLIWIERYQQTNG comes from the exons ATGCCTAAAACAAAAGAAGTGGTGTCCTCCACATCTGGAAGCGACTCTGATAGTGAGGTTGAAACCAAG gcAAAGAGAAAGAAGTCAAGTACACCAGAAAAAACGGTTAAGAAACCCAAAAGTGGAGAGAGTTCAAAGCCTGGAGGTTCTTCCAAAAGCGGCAGTAACGCCGAGGACAACATGTTTCAG ATTGGAAGAATGAGATACGTCAGTGTCCGGGACTTCAAAGGTAAAGTTCTGATCGACATCAGAGAATACTGGACGAACTCTGACGGGGATATGAAGCCCGGGAAGAAAG GTCTTATCTGGATTGAAAGATATCAGCAGacaaatggatga